CgcttcattcctggccaccagtacatctgtttcaaatcactATACATTTTATTGCTACCAGGATGTATCAATAagctactactgtgagcttcttgtaaaatcttctgaataataTTAGAATTCGTCGGAACACAAATCCTGTTTCTAAATAATAGAGAATGTAACAAAAACTTATACAAAAAAGGACTTTGATGAACTTGAAAGACAAAAGGAACAAGTTGGAAAATAAGAAGACTTGGAACTATAGAGAAACACTTAAGAAAATTGGAAGCAAGGTTCCTCTCAAAGAGCGTTAAAACCTTTATTTATAGAAAAAGAACCAAGTTAGTGAAACAACAGAAAAGAAATAAATGATAAAGAGCCCCCGAAACAATTTAATCGTTGGCCAATAAAGTGGTGCTATATCAAAAGATAGCAATCAAACCTATTAAAAGATgttgtttcaaaattttgaaattattgtCGAAGTAATCATTAAACTTCACCATCGATATTCTAAACGACAACAATTTCCATTTTCACCAAAAAAATGACATCCCATCACCCTAATATCATAGTCTTCGAGAAGCTCATTTTGTAAACTTTTTTTTAACTTAGGGATAATTGTTATACTCCTAATCCTAAGTACTTCCCATGCCTCTCGTACATGAGCACTTTACACCGTTATAAATACATTTATGAAAAGAGTATTGTTGCAATGCCACTAAGAACACATCAAATCTAATCTCATTAATGTTTCCAACTTCTTTGGCTCATCAACCTTGAAAGGGGTCACGTTCATACAATACTCTAATCTAAGCTTAAGTTAGACTCTACTAATGAGGAAATAATGGAATACAGGGATCACTCTAAGTGCTCTCCTATCTATAAATACCCTTTTTTCCAAGAAAAGAATGATCATGTCGTCAAACATGATATTCATGTTTTGCTCGAGTGCAACCTTAACTCCCTCAAGTCACCATTTCTAACGACTTTTCGCATCACCTATGATATGAACTGCCTTCTTTCTAACAAATTTTCACACCTCTTATACCGTAAACCACTATCATTGTATTGTTGTACACCTCATATAACATAATTATTATAACAacaattaaacttttatttataatattattttataattcattttaCACAAATATTttcaaatgataaaaatataaaatattaagatTTTATATTTGGATCTGAAAAGTTTGTATTTAATCCACGACCGCGGATAAGACTGAGAGGTGGGAGTATTTTATCATGACGACGTAGACATAGAAAATATTACCCATGTCATGTGAAAAGTCATCCTTAGCCAGAGACATATGATAACATTTCGGATAAAAATAAAAGCAGTCAAGTTTCTTACGTGCCAACATTTTAGACGATCATAATCTCCTAAACCTTTGTTTCCTTTTCCCACGCATTTTATTGCTGTCTAACTAAACTACTAAACCATATTTCTATATAAATTAAACACAACCAAATTCCACATGCTCTGTTTTACCCTTCTCtatctttctttgaaatttcaatttCAACAACCGCTGAAGCTTAGATGATCCAACGATATATCCATATATGCATGAGAAGAAGATTGAATTTTATGATTTCTCTGTTTCCCTCTTCAATGTTTAAAAAGATTTAATAATTTGAATTCCTGAATCCTTCGGGAAGAAACAAACAAAAGCTGGATAATGAAGCCAATGGAGACAATACAGGATCTGATTGACGAAGCCAAAGTACGTACACTTTGGTTGGCCATGGTTATCTTTATCGTCACTTATTTCTTGTCTCGTAAGTTAATTGATAATATtccaaaaaataattatttgttttatgttGTTTCTCTTTCAGAtatttaaattgtatttttttaatatatgatTCTTTGATTCTACATCATTTGGATACTTCTTGGAAGTTTTTCGGACGATTCCAACGTATTAGGAATCAATTAAACATTGTATTTTGCATTTCTGTTGATTGATCATGTTTTGGTTTTCCATTACTATTTTGTGTTTATGTAGTTTCATTTCTACATTTATGAATGGATTATAAGTAATTTTTTGAAGTTTCAGGAGTACTCTGTTTTATTAATCTTCTTCTTTTGTTAATTTGTGCAGATACAAGTACGTCAATGTGGATGAATTTACCTATAGCAATTATTATTGTTTCCACATTCAGAGCTATAGCTAATGAGGTTGAGTTCAAATGGAAAGTTAAATCAGTTCATCCCCGAACCTATTTATCTCATTTGGAGAGGAAACAGTTGTCTGTGAATGATTCCCGCCTTTTTAGCTCACCGCCTCCACCCAAGTGGAAGCAGAAGATTGATTCTCCTATAGTTGAGGCTGCTCTCAATGAATTTATTGATAAAATACTTAGGGATTTTGTCATTAATTTGTGGTATTCGGAGATAACTCAAGATAGAGAAGCCCCTGAGCTGATACGTGCATTGATTTTGGATGCTATTGCTGAAATAACTGAAAGGGTGAAAGAGATAAACCTTGTTGATTTGCTTACAAGGTGGGTTTTTAGTTTAAGAAGGTTTCCGCTCTAAACATATTTCACGCTTTTAAAGCTCAAGGCTTTCAAATGGTTGTCTAATGTCTCAGGGATATAGTTGATTTGATAGGAGATCACTTGGATCTTTTTAGAAGAAACCAAGCTGCAATAGGTGTTGATGTTATGGCAACATTATCATCTGAGGAGAGGGATGAAAGATTGAAACACCACCTTATGGTTTCTGGAGAGCTTCATCCTGCATTGCTTTCACCAGAGAGTGAGTACAAGGTGTGAGTGGAGTGTTCTGATCAAAACACATTTTGCCTTTGCATTTCAGGGGTtgcttttgtttatttttatttttttcaggtTATTCAGCAGCTTTTTGGCGGAGTTTTAGCAGTAGTATTGAGACCTCGAGAAGCTCAATGTCCTTTGGTTCGAACTATTGCTCGTGAGATTGTAACTTGCTTGGTAGTGCTACCTCTTTTGAATTTGGCAAGCCCTCGGTAAGTTTTCAAGCTTTAACTTCTAGATAGCAAAAAACGGAATTCGTACCGTACTTAAAATTGCCATTCCGTTTAACTCAGTTAACCTAAACTTTTAGGTTAAGAATTTTGATGTTAATTGGAAATGCATTTTTTTAGTGTTTATTTGGTTCTTAAATAGAGTGGAATGATTTGTGTTTATACAACTCGATTAAATTCTTACCCTTGACCACTGTATGTAAACCAATGGGTGGAGAATGTTTAGAAGGTTACCCATGCTGAACTTCAAGCACTTTGTTTTAACTTAGTATATACTTTCCTCTGTTAATAAAGAATCCTTATTCTATCCCTTTTCCCTATATGTTTTGTTAGGTATATCAATGAAGTGATTGAATATGTTCTACTTGCCATTAAAGAAGATTTGAATAAGATCGTGGCAGGTTTTGATCAGTCTTCAGTGGGAGTACGTGATGATGGTTCTATGTCATGCAAAACACCGTCCTTGAATAGACAAGAAACTGATTTAAATTTGGTTAGAATTGACAATCAGAAAGAAACATATCCAGTTTGTAACAGATATGAGGAAGAACCAGTGCACCATAGACCAGCTGATTGGGCTCGAAAATTAGAGGCAGCAACCCAGAGAAGAACTGAAGTTCTTGCTCCTGAAAATCTTGAAAACATGTGGACAAAAGGAAGAAACTACAAAAAGAAGGAGAGAAAATATGTAAAAACAGGATTTCAAGAATCTATCCCTAAAGGTTCTGAGACAAAGAGTAGTGTACTGATGGGGAATTCAGTAAATGATTTCTCAAGAAACAAGACCAGAACTTCTATGCGAAGCGAAGAGAAAACTAGGACGCAACTAGAGCATGGCTTGAGCCTTGACACCCAGTCATGTGATGATAACATGATAGACACAAAGTTAGCTAAGTCATCATCATTTGAAGGAGATCGTCATGTTAATACATTTAATAATGTTAGTGAGAAAGCTGCTGATGGAAATAAAATTAGGCTTAAGAGATCCAGTAGTACCTCTGATTTGAAAGTTGGAACTGATACAAAGAAGGCACTTAGTGTAGATGTTGAAGGGCCTATTTTTTCAGAATGCTATGGCCCTGATTTTGACAGGCATAGTGAAGAATATGGGGGTAAGATTGCCTCAAATCTAGTACTTCGCAATGAGGGGCCACATATTCCCAAGCTTAGGTGTCGGGTAAGGATTCCTGTCAATAGTGCTGCTAGTTATGCAAATTTGAAAATTGCACTGCTAGATGAATCAAGGTGTGACAtgggatataaattaaaatagttCTTGAGCTTGGTCGTGTTGATTGTTTTCACAGTCACTCTCATTTCTCTTATCTAAAACTAGATTTGCTATTTTCTGTCTATCTCTGCAGGTTATTGGAGCATACTTTGAGAAACTTGCATCAAAATCATTTGCAGTTTATTCAATTTCTGTGACTGATGCGGAAAACAGAACTTGGTTTGTCAATAGAAGGTTTTATCTCGcccaacttaaaaaaaaaaaaaaaaaactaagagaATTGAAAATGTTAAAATGCCGTTTAAGGGCCTTTACTTAGTTCAATGTCCCTCTTGATATTTTGAAGTCTTTAAAGTTTAAACCACAATGTATTGGTCTCAAGAGAACAAAATGAAGCTCTGAGAATTTGATTTATTTCTTCTTTAATGGTTAATCTTGTCTCTCTCTTTTTAATCTGCAGATACAGAAATTTTGAACGGTTGCATCGACATCTGAAAGAAATTCCCAATTATTCATTACATTTGCCCCCCAAAAGGATATTTTCATCAAGCACTGAGGATACTTTTGTTCATCAGCGGTGCATTCATCTTGACAAATATCTGCAAGTAATTGATGTCCTAGTCTTTCATTTTTTTTAGGATGGTTACTTTTGAACCTGTTTCTTCAACTCAGCCACCTCTTTACAGGAACTGTTGTCTATACCCAATGTGGCTGAACAGCATGAAGTGTGGGATTTTTTAAGTGTTTCCTCGAAGGTGCGTGTCTTATTGGAATTGGGTGCTCCCTTATTTTCTATGGATAAAATGAATGACATCCAACACTAATTGTGCTTGTAATTTTCTTTTGAAGAATTACTCTTTCGGAAAATCCTCATCAGTGATGGAAACCCTTGCAGGTATGTTGTTTCTGTTCTTGGTTATTATGCCATCCTTACTATTTATGCTCTGGTTTCTGGCTGTCAGTTGCACTTCGTGGTTTTACTACTTCAAAACACAAGATCTTCTAGAAATCTTCTTAAAAAAATCAATAAGCTAATGATACTCCAAGTGGGCATCAATAAGTTTGGGAACTCAATCATATGCTTTATCTTTCAGTCTGTCATTCAGTTGTCTGGTAGATGATGTTTAGCTATACGATTGATGTCACCTTTTACGCTAATGGATTTTACCCATACCAGCTTTCAGAGATTTACACATTTTATTGCTTGCTTAATATTAGTTGATCTCCAGATTTCTTATGAATACTTTATCATCCTTTCGCAGTTACATTGTGTTCAGTTCATTTGATTACTCTGGCCTTTTCCTTCTGCTATGATTTTGCTTTTCTGTAATACCGTGCAGTATCTTTCCATCctttttggtttattttgttaattttaccattttctttTAATTGGGAATGAAGAAAGGAACCTGACTCTTTGAGCAGGTATTTTGCACCTACTTTTGAGCTAGTTGTCTGGTTCTCCATTTTACTTGTTAAGatgatttatttttacttttaagtGAATTCTAaacaaaaataatcaatttgtgtttgtttttCTCCTTACACATTTTCTGTGCACTAGTGCTTAAGCTTGGTATTAGTTCTTTTTGTTGccgttcttttttttctttcctttttttctattttctcaattatatttaacaaacaGTTCTATTTATTCCTGCATATATCTTCTAGGCTCAAACATCATTACGAACTCCTAAATATGTCATTAATATTGGAACATGTATTCTTATTGATAATCCTTCATATGTGTAAGCATCACATACTTTTTCGCCCTCATCTTAGAATGGTAAATGATGAGTATCTATCCTATATCCAGTTTTTTTAAAATCATGCATGCTTTGTTTACTTATCGGTTTGACttgtctgtttttttttttttttgtgcataAACGGCATTTTTTATTCTATTAATTGCTGATACTTTGAATTCTCTTTTCTATTGACAGTCAGTGTGGATGATGCTGTAGATGATATTGTACGCCAATTTAGGGGAGTATCAGATGGCTTAATGCGCAAAGTAGTTGGTTCATCCTCTCCCCCTAGTGAAGCCTCTTCTTCAGCCACTGGCAGGACGCTGTCATGGAATGCAGATGAGATTGCTAAAGACATTTCAAAGCATTATAACTTAGACACGGTACATAGTGCTTCTGACAATGAAGATGGTAACAAAGATGGGGACCATGGTTATGAGGATGATGGATCATATTCACAAGGTCTTGATATGCATTTGGACAATGAGTTGAACTCAAAGAATTTGCCGCCACTGGTAATAGAGTGTGGTCGGGAGTCTGTTAATTTAATTTATGAGAAACATAATTTAGGTGTGAAACCTGAACCGTTTGGCCAGGGTGGATCTCCTAAGGTAAAAATATCAGCAACCTCCAGCCATTTGGAGGATCCAGTTGGAATGCCCCCTGAGGTATTGTGCTTTATCTCTGTTTTATTTACTGTTAAGATTTTAGTGTTCCTTTGTCACCAATACTTAGTTTATGTTCCCTTGGAAGCACCTCCTCCAAATTGCTTTCATAAGAATCTCAACCAAAAGCGAGCATCATTATTAGAAAATCACTCTTGGTTTGTTGCACAAACTCTCTAGCTGCTGCAACCTTTTTCTTTGGTGTCCGCTTGGCTGTAATTCTGTAACCCACCCCTATTATCAGTGATCTTTTGTTTGAATAGTTAGTTTAGTTAGCACACTAATTTAATGTAGAACATTTTTTTCTGTTTTGGAATTTTGAatgattatttaattgatttttgtgCAGTGGACACCGCCTAACGTGAGCGTACCTTTGCTGAATCTAGTTGATAAGGTGTTTCAGCTTAAGAGAAGAGGCTGGCTAAGGTGAGTGAATTTTTCCGTAATTCCATATTGTGAAATTAATAAattgctaaaatgttgtatttttCGTCAGGAATATAATCTGGAAAGATGAGAATGATATGGTACCTTGTACTTTGGTGTTACTAATATTTTTTGCCTGTCATTTCAATTACTTGGTTGTTTGAATGATCAATTACTGCTTCCAAGATTTTTTGTTGTGACCTTTTAGAAGGTGGTACCTCTCTCGTCTTTCAGACTATGTCATCCTATTAACTTTATTAGCATATTGTGGGGTTTTAAAATGACTTGTTTCCAGAATAAATTGGCATAAACAATGGAAATGTTTTCATTGATGCAGAAGACAGGTCTTTTGGATATCTAAGCAAATATTACAGCTAGTGATGGAGGATGCCATCGATGACTGGCTCTTGCGCCAGATATATTGGCTTCGGAAGGAGGAAACAATTACCCTAGGGATTCGATGGATTCAAGATGTAAGGGCTGAACACACTAGAAAATTGTAATTTAAGTTTGAGTTTAAGCGCGATAACTGGCTCAGCATCTGGTGCTGTAAAAGCACGAGTTTTTGTCATAAAGCAGTGTGTGCACTTACTAGATCTGGCTAAAATTGATGTCTTTAACCTGAAATCAATCTCTGAATGATAACTGTGTTAGGTTGAGGCTCAGTTCACAGCTGTAGCCCAATCTCGAGATCAATGAGCCACATTCACTATTTACCTAGTCAATGTGTTCTGTTTCTTCTAATTTTCCCTTCTTCTCTCAGCTCTTGTGGCCAGGTGGTAAATTCTTTAGAGCAATTGGGGACATTCACAGCAAATTTGATAATAGTAATCTCAACCAGACACCTATACCTCTGCTCAACTTCAGCCAATTTGGAGGAAGTAATGCCTCTAAACCTGGGTCCTTTGAGCAACAACTTGAGGCTACTCGTAGAGCAAGCGACATCAAAAAAATGCTTTTTGGTGAGTATGTGTTCTGTGTTATTAAAATCTTGTCTGATCAGCCATGACTTTTGGATCTATATTTTACGTGCCTGCAATTCATTGCTTTTGGTTTAATTTCTTGGTCCATAGTTCATTGATTATAATTCTAATTTTTgtcattttttcttttcttatatcTAGTTTATGATGTCGTAAGCATTGAACTTTGTTGATCATAAAAGTACTTGattatcaatttatttatatGTCATGTATTTCCCCTGGATTCTGCCAGATGGACCCCCAGCAACATTAGTTGGCCTGATTGGATATAAGCAATACCGACGGTGTGCAAGAGACATTTACTATTTCACTCAGGTGGAAATTTTATCCTTTTTTTCCCCACGTACTAGAATAAGTGTATGATGTTGATATTATTCTCTTAGTTCCATTGTATTTCCGCTTTTCATACTTGTaattatatgtacatgtcattttTGCGTTGCAGTCTGCTATATGTATCAAGCAACTTGCTTATGCAATCTTAGAACGACTACTTATATCAGTGTTCCCTGAGCTACGGGATCTTGTGATGGATCTTCATGGGAAGAACATATCAACATTGCATAGAAAGTAGAAACTTCTTGTTTCTGGTTCTGCTAAAGAATACCATGACAGGTAAGTGTTTCAAGGAACTTGAAGAGTCATGCCACCATTTGTTTCAGTGATATTATTATTCACTACAGAAACTACCATTTGTTTAAGAAATAGATCGTCTGTATAGAATCGGATCTTATACTCTTTATCATTTTTTTAAACTCTAACATCAGCCACTCGGTAGGACATTAAAGAAACACAGTGAAGTGAAATTAGTTAGATGTCTGTATAAAACTGATTCCTCCATATTTCAATCTTCTTTTACCAATATTAGTTACATGAATGTAGGTTTCATGcttctttacattttttactaatcatctttaatttaattttagaatttattcATATAcataattttaacatataattctcTACATACCTATAAAATATATTAGTTCTAATGATAGGCTGTGTGTGTAATTTTATCAATTCACAGTAttgtaaattaatttatttttataaaatgtaattaaaatcatttttattattttatattaatataaaaatttcaaaattttattccaaaatataaaagaatattccaaaaaattaaagcataatatcaataaaaattaatatatatatttttctatttaatttttatttgcatTTACAAGTTAATTAATTAAGATATgaatattataacattttatattgccataaatttaaaaacatataattGTAAGCTAATTTTTAACattgtaaattttaatataaatatattctcAACTAACTATTACAAAGAAAAtagtaatatttataaattatatgatttttttttcttaattaataAGCACAACCATCTGGCAGTGTATTAACCTATAACACTGGTGGTTCATCAACCCATTTTTTGGCAGCTCTTATATGCAAATACGTTCTACATTCACAACCATCTGGCAATGTATTAATCTACAACACTAGTGGTTCACCCACCCATTTTCTGGCAGCTCTCATGTACAAATATGTTATGCATTCACAACCGTCTGACAGTGTATTAACCTATAAATTTTTGTGCTTTATCCATAAaccggtgtgtagggatggatgcgTTCTAGAGAACTCTTACTACGGTGTGTAGAAGTAGGGCTCACTCctattttatttccatttttacAAATAACCCACAAGGTTAGGATGCAGACACAGCATCTAGAGGATCTTAACTCGATTTTGttcttattaaaattttttagattttttactTGATATTTTTGTTATTCAGAGACTGTATTGCTATAATTTCGATTTGTGGCACAAGAATTAGGATTTCGGTTTAAATAGCATGTATCACCCCTTACCTGGTTCGATCACTAAACCCAAGCAATAGGATGTTACGAACAAATACCAAACAATTACATttaattatagataaaaaaaactCAACTAAATATCATTCCATCACATAAGAACATGCATATCCTGCAGTTAAATCAACTTGGGTTAATATCAAGCTTACAAAAACTTTAAACCAACCTAACAaccaatagggattaaattgaaattaaaattttcaaatagggGTAACACGGTCATGTCCCCTGGAGAACACTTAGCCCGTGTGTGATGGACTACACAACCGTGTCACTAAATCGTGTACAAGAGTCGTGCCCATGTGAGATAGgccacatggtcatgtgagtgggtcacatggccgtgtgcattGGTCACGCGATCGTGTAACTCTCTGCATCTGTGTGCACCAAAATCACTTAAGGCTTTACAGACCACACGACCATGCCATGAGCCCGTGTATGGCCTACGACTGTGTATTAGCTCGTGTGTACCTAAAACATGCCCTTTTTAAGCAAGCTATTCAACCACGAACACTTAAGCCACAAGCCATCATTTAAACCACATCTCAACCAATTCAAAAGCATTCAAATCGACCAAATTCATCATTTATATCAACCGTCCTAAGTTTCTAACCAGCATGCCATAATTGGCACCTCaatcaataatataaaattaaaccaAAAGACCACATACATACCAAATCATTAAGCATTTAATGACATTTTCACTATCATCTAGTCAAGCACCAAATAACCATTCAAGCAATCGCATACTTAAGCATCAAGCTTAACCAATCATTTCAAACATGCCTGAACTTATAACTCATCTTTGTGCACCTATTATCTAGCATATCATTTAGACACCATCAAAGCAAACAAATATCCAAGTCAAACTTCTCATCAAGATACCATCTTCATGACCAACGACatcatacgcatttttacatAAACATAATGTCAAAACTCCAAACTCACTTAAGATATAACATTTGCACAAACTTAAGatttcctaggtacatgccacacATAACCAAGCCTTAATATGGTCAAAAGACTACAGAATCAATATcgggatagtgtgagcttcttgATGATCCGTCTAACACGTTCCACAAGTTGACACTACAGAGAAAAAAGAAATAAGGGAGTAACCATTACAATTGCTTAGTAATTTCACAGGTATAAAACCAAATAACTTACCTCCGGTTATAATTATACACTACATGCTACTTAACTTGGTAAAGTTTGCCTATAAATGTGAgttcaacatttatcaaaccatATATTAACTCAATCATATAATATTTCAattcacttattcaacatttcattgcTATTCAAAAAACAAAtaatcatttaaatcaatttctaTCTAAACTTATCATACAATCTATTTATCTACAATACATCATATTTCAAATTAATGCCAAACATTGAttttcatttcataattttaattctcaattcaAATCATAGTAATTCAGCTTTATACCAAATAGATATTGAATGTCAATTCAATATTAGTCACTACTTTATTCCATAATACTAATTATGAATCACATTCATCAATTTACCATGTTTCCATATTGGTCCCTTAGGCTTGTATAAACGATtctcaatatgtatatatatcatccGATCATCATTACATCTCATTTTACAAATAGACatctcatttcacatttttcttctaTTTCTTATCAATTTGCCATCTCAATATCGAATACCACCCGTAATTAATAAGTTATATAAGCTTTCATAATTGTAATTATAAAAGTTTCTTGGGATATCATATtatcaattatttattttatgttatataccgtttactattattttatgaataatatatttaattatattatatattatttattatcatatttatctttatttcattaattaattgcaaaatattattattattatttataaccTTTCTTTAATCCTTAAATAAGAAGAAAACGTGTTCGAATCTATATTCTTTTTACTAATAACAAAACTAATATCGATCGAGTTAAGACataataaattacaaaatattattattaaagatTAACTAATTTGTTCTGACGTCATACTAgttcataaaattattaaaataagtcATATGTTATCTTTACTAAATATCTAACTTTTGTGCGaactttaataaaattttcaaaatataaaagcaaataagctgaaattttattatgaattaataaattaataaattttttctTGATGAATTAAATATTAAGTATTATATTACAACGTTTAAAGGACAATTACACATttgtattatataaatattaagacaTGTAATCAATAATACCTTTTAAAGATAAAAGCAatatttaatctttaaatttaataaaattttgtgTGTTAGCCTAATGATTAAGATGTTCACTACTTCAAGTGTGGTTTAGATTCGAGTCATACTAGTTATGTTATTGTTAGGATTTTGCCCTCCTCGTATAATtcactaaaaaaaattatgaataacAACTTTTTCAATaaacaatttagtctatttttataaCATTGTAATGAGGTGACGATGTGATTATGAAATTATGTCACATCATcacttatttttctttaaaaatttatataaaattttaaaaatctaaaatacatataattaaaaactataaaaaatttaggaaaaatataaaaaaataaaaaaaaaatctcatgGAAGTAACAAACATACCCATCCTGTAGTGAGGAAATGGGTCCTAGTTTGGCCTGCTGAACTAGTGAGATACATATAAATAATGCATACTGGACAGCAAAAATATAAAGGCATAAAAT
This window of the Gossypium arboreum isolate Shixiya-1 chromosome 12, ASM2569848v2, whole genome shotgun sequence genome carries:
- the LOC108477097 gene encoding uncharacterized protein LOC108477097 yields the protein MKPMETIQDLIDEAKVRTLWLAMVIFIVTYFLSHTSTSMWMNLPIAIIIVSTFRAIANEVEFKWKVKSVHPRTYLSHLERKQLSVNDSRLFSSPPPPKWKQKIDSPIVEAALNEFIDKILRDFVINLWYSEITQDREAPELIRALILDAIAEITERVKEINLVDLLTRDIVDLIGDHLDLFRRNQAAIGVDVMATLSSEERDERLKHHLMVSGELHPALLSPESEYKVIQQLFGGVLAVVLRPREAQCPLVRTIAREIVTCLVVLPLLNLASPRYINEVIEYVLLAIKEDLNKIVAGFDQSSVGVRDDGSMSCKTPSLNRQETDLNLVRIDNQKETYPVCNRYEEEPVHHRPADWARKLEAATQRRTEVLAPENLENMWTKGRNYKKKERKYVKTGFQESIPKGSETKSSVLMGNSVNDFSRNKTRTSMRSEEKTRTQLEHGLSLDTQSCDDNMIDTKLAKSSSFEGDRHVNTFNNVSEKAADGNKIRLKRSSSTSDLKVGTDTKKALSVDVEGPIFSECYGPDFDRHSEEYGGKIASNLVLRNEGPHIPKLRCRVIGAYFEKLASKSFAVYSISVTDAENRTWFVNRRYRNFERLHRHLKEIPNYSLHLPPKRIFSSSTEDTFVHQRCIHLDKYLQELLSIPNVAEQHEVWDFLSVSSKNYSFGKSSSVMETLAVSVDDAVDDIVRQFRGVSDGLMRKVVGSSSPPSEASSSATGRTLSWNADEIAKDISKHYNLDTVHSASDNEDGNKDGDHGYEDDGSYSQGLDMHLDNELNSKNLPPLVIECGRESVNLIYEKHNLGVKPEPFGQGGSPKVKISATSSHLEDPVGMPPEWTPPNVSVPLLNLVDKVFQLKRRGWLRRQVFWISKQILQLVMEDAIDDWLLRQIYWLRKEETITLGIRWIQDLLWPGGKFFRAIGDIHSKFDNSNLNQTPIPLLNFSQFGGSNASKPGSFEQQLEATRRASDIKKMLFDGPPATLVGLIGYKQYRRCARDIYYFTQSAICIKQLAYAILERLLISVFPELRDLVMDLHGKNISTLHRK